The following nucleotide sequence is from Zea mays cultivar B73 chromosome 1, Zm-B73-REFERENCE-NAM-5.0, whole genome shotgun sequence.
TTCGGTCCTTGACtgcaacagcaacagcaacagcaacagcatCCAGATCGAGCAGCCATTCAATGTGCTTTGTAGATCCAGACGACTTGTTCAGAAGCAGTGCTAGACTGCTAGATAGTAGATGTGTGGCGTGTGTGTGTGGACAGCGTTGCAGAGAAGAGCAAGTTTGAGTACGCACGCGATGACGCGTTTCTAACAGACGTGGCTAATTAATTATTCTGTATATGCAAAGGCCAAGCTCAAGCTGCTCATGACGTACCTGACCGAATTATTAGGCAGTTGGGATTTCCCAAAATATGACTCTAGCGTGCGTATTTGACAAATTTCTTTTGCATGCATGACCCCATGCACTGAACCCAGCGCTACGCCCGCAGCCGTGATCGAGCTCGTCATGCTTCAATCATAATAGCAGCCGGCCAAACGACGCACTGCGGCTGCCTTTCATTTTCGCCGCTGCTGGTCGGTACCTTGACGCAGAGGAATAGTCGCATTTCGCCTAGCAGCTGCAGCAGCCTGAAAGATGTTGAGGAGTCGCCTCTATGTGCTGTGGTGGCTGCACACAGCTATCTGATGACGACAACAGTACGTCCTTGAACTGAATAATGATATATCTCTTCTCGCTATATACATTTGCTCTGAGTATATATTCACCTTAAAGATGACAATGTGTAAATATCCATCGGTTATTACTATTCCATATACATACCTACGACAAAAAAAAAATCACATCGGGAGTCACTCATATCCACTGGTGGTATGGATTCACCTCCATACCGCCCATACCCATATGGGTATGTGTCACATGTCGGGTCACTCGTATCCATAAATATTAAACATATTCGTATCCATAAATATTAAACATATATCAAAATGATATATTATACAAACGAAGTATATACATCTAAATACCATTATAAAACTTCTAGCATCATTGAACCATCCATTCAATATCACTGTAGATAATTAGATAAAATAGCAACACTAAAATAGTATCAACACAACACATTACATGGCCATTAAATAGTTGTTAAGCCTTTCATGACATTACCGTTCAAAGGGTTGTTAAATGGTCAAAAAAAAGATAGATTATTGAAGCCAAAGTTCATGTTTCTTGACCAAGTTTATACTGAGTATTTTATACCCATAGGTTAACGAGTATGTGTGAGGGCAGAACGTTCTAATACCCATTTACCTATTAGATGAAAGTTTTTGCATGATAAGATACATATGGGTAAAATATTTAACTCATATACATACATATTGTAATAGAGTAAATATCTATAAGGTATCGGATCGTGTGTACTCATTAACATCTCTATTCATTCATGATCGACGTGTTTTCACCGATTGAGCTACCATTTTCCAAGTCAGGTCAGCTTGTAACTGCTACGCCGATCTCAAGTCAAGCTAGCCCACCGTCTCACGGAACTGTTGAGGTTTGACTTTTGAGCAACATCTTTCACCATGACTCATGTGGAAACGGAACGTCGGAAAACTAATGTGTGTTTACTCATAAATATTCAACAACACAATATTCCCTATTGACCTTCTAGATCCAAGTTGAAGCGAAGTCAGCTGATCCAGCCGAGTAAATAACTCCTGCTTGCTTCCCAAGTCAAACATGCTCCTTCGCTTTCCccctagtgagagagagagagaataaaACAGTCATAAAAAAATGCAGCTGACTCCAGGTGTAGCTAAGCTTCATTTGGTTGGACATAGCAGCACTCCATGCAATCCAACAAGAGGTTAGTTTAAGCGGCATTATTCAGAACCAACGTGCCGCGCTAAGTCAACAATGCTATAGTTTGTGCGAGTTCAAATAAACTGCAAGCAGCACGTATCATAGAATTGTCTGGTTCATCGACAGCGACTGAAGCAGTAGAAGCGGGTGTAGAAAAAGCAAGCATGCGCATGCCCCGTCTCTGGCGAGTGAGATCGTGCTGTCGTTGACATTTCGATAATTCTTAATAAAAATCCTCGCAAGCCACTATTTTGTTCTTAACAATTGCAAACTCTCCGTGTTGAACAGATGATAATTTATTTTAACACAGCGACCAAGTATTTTTTTGACATGATCGTACCTTTATGCAATCATGACAAGTTAATTAAACCTCTTCTTTATACGAGAGAAAAAAAAGGAATATCCAATCTAAACTCAACTTAACGATCCAAGTCTGACCTGACTTTTGAGTTTTGACCTGGCTTATTCATGGCTATATATATTGGTCGGCAAAATAAGGAAAAAGTCCATTTACCTCTCCCAACTATATTAAAAAACACTTTTCTCCCTCCACTATAAAACTGGATACAATTCCTGTCTCGTCATCTAAAATTTGATGCCATCCGCAAAATGCTATAACTTTTTGGCAATGACTAGTTTTGGACTTGGAGCCTATATACCTACCAACCTAATCGGGCATTTGAAGTGTGCGGAAGCTAATAAACATACCAAGAAAGTTGATACTCTATTCTAATGCTATCCATTTGCATAGTGCTTAGTGATACATATGGTGGTCAACGTAAGTGCTTTTTATGGAGTGCTTAGACTAGTTGGACCACCACTTATGCGCTTGATCTAGATTTAGGTTTAGTGTTTAGTGAGTTTTGTATGCCTCTTACTACTCAGTGCTTGTGTGCACCATCATTGTACTAAGAGGGGTTTGTAGTCTTGTGAGATCATACCAACAGTGTTTGTGGTGTGACCAGCATCATGTATTATTAGGGAGAATGAGGCCCACGACGATGTGACCAAGCCATGTCCAAACCATGGGAGCAGTACCGAAGTGCCTCTGTCAAACATGACGCCGAATACATTATGGAGAGTATCACCCTCGCTGATCGGTGGTACCAGTCAACCCCAGCCACGAATATCTCAACATTGGGGTCTCTACAGTGACCCATATATACGCTAGAAGGGACATGGCAATACACCGTTCTAGGTGTATGCCTACGCATGATGGAAGGTGACACAGATGGGATGACAGAAGATGAACCTGTACTGAAGATGTCCCTAAACTTCACCAAGAACCGACTCAGCGGGACCCACTAGACACCACATAAAAATAGCTACAGGAACTCGTATGATGAACGAACAAGACGCAACACCATACAAGGGGTACGGCGACGCATGACCTAGCAGACGACATCGTAGAGGCTACGCAGCCTGGAAGCACGAGCCCGAACTCCACCCGAGCAGAATACAAGTTCTCATTGTAAAGTCTAACTTTGAGCTATAAAATGGCAAGACAACCCCCATCTTCAGAAGACAACTACACACAAGCACTAAACTGTAACACGCTCCAAGCAATACTATGATCAACACTACACCAGACTAAGGCTCtagcctgaaccagtataaccccTGGCTCAGATCCATATTCGAGCCCCTTGTGTCTCATCATTCGGAGTGAGTCCATACTAGCACCCCTGCTGAATACAAATCTTATTGTCCCCTAGTTTTCGAAACCACGACAGGGCTGAGCAGatgagtttttttttaaaaaaaaagtaaTAACGTTATTTTTATAAATAGTTTTGAAAAATATTAAAACAATCTTTAAATTAAAGTTGTTTAAAAAAACTATGGTGTTGAAGCTTTATATATATAACCCATTTTTTTAATAAAATCAATGCTTCAAAAAATAGAGGTTTATTTTTTTTAGAAACTCTAAAGATTTACTGTGTCTAAAACTGTAAATAACCAGCATTTTACAAAGCAGTAATACGAGTATTTGTCTAATACTCCTAAAACATGTTCGGCCCATTGTCGATCCCGCTCGGCCCAGCTCACCACCGCTGCACGCACGGCCAGAATCACCCCGAGCCCGACCCAGACGGGTTCCTCTCCTCACCAGCATCATATCTTCCTCCCTCGCCTATTCCCCTTCCCCGCGTGCCGCGTCAAACAAATCTAGGCTTCCAAGCGAGCGAAAGCCTTCCTCCGCCAGCCGATCTACCAACATCCTCTCCGCCGATTGGAGGCACCTGCGAAGATGCCGCAGCGGCACTCAAAGAACAACAACGACCTCGCCTTCTTCACGTACGAGGAGAAGCGGAAGCTCGGGTACGGCACGCAGCGGGAGCGCCTGGGGAAGGACTCCATCAAGCCCTTCGACGCCTGCTGCCTCTGCCTCAAGCCGCTCATCGACCCGCTCTGCTGCCCCAAGGGCCATACCTTCTGCAAGGAGTGCATCCTTGAGTGCCTCCTCGCCCAGAAGAAGGACATCAAGCGGTAGGTAGCAACACTGCACGGTCTACTAATCTAAATTATTGATTGCTTATTAGTATTTTTATATTGATTTAAGTGGTAGTTGGTTGGGCCATTGGGGTAGGAGGGTGCGCGGTGGTAGGGGTGCTATAGGGTTTCATAATATCTGCTGGAAGAATTGTCAGGCTAATATTAGTGCTATACTTAGGTGGCTGATGATTTTCGTGTGGATATTAAGCTAAGCACGACCATGAATTTTAGGCCAACATTATCTCACCTGGAGTTAGATTTAGTTTTTGCAAGGTCGCACTTGTACTTGGGATAAAATTatcttttagggctagtttggaaactcaaatcgAGGATCAAAGAGGATTTAGGGTTTGTTCGGTTAGTTTGGATTGTAGACAGGAACCATTCTAGCTATCAAGGTAATACAAATTTGTTAACCATTCCAATCCTGATCCATTCCGGGCACTGGTTCCGGAGGAACCGAACGGGGCCTCAggtgaaatgaactaatttttcaCTCAATCCCCTCTAACCTTGGAGgagatttgagtttccaaactagccctaccCCTACCGTGTCTTTGATTCGAACTCTTGTATGTAGTATAGTTTCGGCATCCAACATTTGACCCTAGCCATTTCTCATTGTACTTGCAAGTAGAACTGAGCATGGGCCACCCGATCCGACCCTAGCAATGCAATGGATGGGTACGAGCCATAGTTTTTGACTCGTAATAATCCATGAGCCGGGTATGGGGCGTGCCAAACAACCCACGACCTGATCCGACCTGATGTTTGAACATGTCTAGCTACAAGTATATGTTTTTTTTGCTAAAGTTCATTTTGCGAGCATTCATGTTCATCAGTCACTGGTCATTAGACTAAGGAGGTGTTAGGTTTCTTTAGTCACCATACTAAACTTCAGTTCCTAAAATTTCTATTTGGGAGGTCTTATTTAGTCATATTGTTTggcagtttaggacctaaagtttaGGAGGtgggaaccaaacaccccctaattcCCCTCTTGTAGTTTCCTTACCTAGAATTCCTGTTGTTCATGATGAGCCTCAAAATTTTTGTAGTTGGCCTTGAACTATCTGCTTTGTAATTCAGTCTACTGAACAGAGTACTGAGGGTTTACTCTTATTCTTCCAGTAAGCTAGCAGCTCACGAGGCCCAGAAGAAGCAAGAgaaggaagaggaggaggaaaaGCTAATTCTGCAGAAGGCTAAGGAGTTGGATGCCTTTGATCAGCAGAATCATGGGGCTGTTCCCCAGTACCATGATCGCAGTGGTTCCCAAGGCAAGAATGGGTTTCATGGAGCGAACAGTGTGAAGGTCACTTCTTTTGAAGAGGAAGCCCTCCGTAACATGAAGGCATTCTGGCTTCCTTCAGCTACTCCTGAAGCTACGGTCAAGGTAGATGCACCCTCCGCCGACACTGTCTGCCCTGAGGGGCAGGAGAAGCTCAAGTTGAAATCGCTCTTCCCTATCTCATTTATGGAGGAAACTGCTGATCCGAAGAGGAAGAAGGCAATGGAAAAGAGCTATATGTGCCCTAGTTGCAAATCCACTCTCACAAATACAATGTCCCTCGTGGCGGTCAGCGCCTGTGGCCACGTCTTCTGCAAGAAGTGCTCTGACAAGTTTCTAGTAAAGGATAAAGTTTGCTTAGAGTGCAGCAAATCATTCAAGGAGAGGAATCTGGTTCCATTAGAGAAAGGAGGAACTGGGTTTGCGGCACATGATGAACGCTTGGAGGCAAGGGATTTCAAGCATTTGGGCAGCGGTTCTGGGTTAGGACTAGTGAAGCCTGCACCAAAAGCTTACTAGCCTTGAATACTTGTAGCCGCTTTTATATATCGTTTATCATGGTGTCATGAAATTATGTATAACCTGGAAATTTTGTTTTGTGGCATCAAAATCGCTCTATTCAGGACAGTTCTCCAGTCTTTAACGATTTATCTGATATGCATGTTTCTTTTCATTCTGGCAAATTTGTTAAGCTGGAGCTGTTGTACTATGATCCGCTTGCTCTTGGTGTTGGCATATATCTTAATATTATGTTAAATATTACCCAGAAAACGAGCAGGGACATATCATCGGAACCACTTACCCATCCCAAGGGGCTGGTTGCCTGTTGGGATGCCCATTTTTGTCAGCCAGTGCACTGACAAAGAATTACCAAGCCTACAGTAGTCTCCGAATTCAGCAAACCATGCCCTTCCTCCTCCAGACTTCCGAAAATGGTGTAGTTAGGGGTGATAATGGATCATTATTcaaatgcttcttcacaaaaTGATAGGATctaaaaaatgaatagaaatagagttCAATTATAATCTGattcttaaatcttatagtgtaaaatttagagtctaTTGTCACCCCTACATTGGCATCTTCTTCCCCATGTATACACAATCCATCCACCGACTCTTCAAAGCTACCAGAGTAATGTATATCCTTCAGAGGAAAAGAAGGACCCTTTCCTTTTGGGAGCAAAGGGAGGAAGAAGGGGATATGAAGCAGGGATCGCAGACCTGAGAGCACATGGCAGGTTGGTGTCGTCTCTGTGGGCGATGCTCGATCGAGCCATTGACCGAGGCAGTGGAAATGGGCCCAGAGCGCGTCCTCGAAGGTTGGAGAGACCATGGCAGGGGAGTGTAGTCGGGCAGACACCTCGCGTTGCATCTCTACGCCACGCCCCTGCTAGGATTGCTCGCCGCCATCTCTCTAGACGTCGTTGCCACCACCTCGCCCAAGCACGGTGGGGAGTTCGGCACCGCGAGCAGGGGAAGAGCCTTTGAGCGCGCGTAGACCTCCTCGTCGGTGTGGTCgccgacgatctccttgatgtacACGACTGTGCGCCGCGCCTTTATCAGGATTGAAGCCCTACTGCCCGCCACCATCTCCCTCAATGTCGCGTGGGTAGGATAGCGGGCATCTCGCGGGCACTCTGCGCAGTCATCTAGGGGGAGGGGTTCGTGGCGGGGCGAACATCACGGGGGCACTTAGTGGGGGAGGCTATCGCAGCGGAGGTGGCGGGGCACGCACGGAGCAGGGGGTGCGCGCGTGGGCAAGGAAGGTGATGGCGTGGATGGCGGCCTCGACGCATGGGGAAGGAAGGTGATGCCACGGATGGCGAATTGCGTGGATGGCGGTCGAGGCGCGTGGGGAAGGGCGGTGATTGCGCAGTGGGGAAGGGCGGTGACGGGGGCGGAGGTCAGCGCTGCAGGGATGGAGCGGAGGGCAGCGCTGATGGCGTTGGGTGAGGAGGCGAGATTTGCAGGGGGGAGGGCGAGGCGCGGagggccgcggacacgctgcagGGATGGAGCGGGGGCATGGTGTAGCCGGTGCACGCCCACACTGCACGCTTAAGAGTAGTAGGGATACCACATTTGTAGAGTACGGGATCAAACTTCCACTCTTCCGCCCAATGGGACCTAGgcccatacaaccactctctggaAATACACTTATTCCCACTATATGGCTGCAGGAGAATAAATTAGTAAATTTATGCAAAAACTAACAAAATTTTGGACATTTGTTATGCACTTACATAATTACTGTTGGGACACATGAAGTACTTCGTAGTGTCCTCACATATCACATCGCGATCTCCGCAATCGCACCGAGGCAGAGACTCCAATCGTCTTCTTATGGCTAAGTTCTTCTCATCCGTCATTGGTGGCAGGTTTGGGGGAGGAGgcacccaacgcttaaaacgccaATGTGTATTCCTTCCGCATAACTAATTAGAGAAAAtgagatatcgagggtcaaacttatcaggaccgtcgatccactggaaaatGAACACATCAAGTGATCCTACAGAAATAGAACGAAACATTAGCACACATCTAGTAAACACCAATAACacacaagtcataagctacgtataTTAAAACTGCCACAAGTGTAGAAGCAGCGAGCAGTCATGCCTGAATGTTTGGATTGACATACACAAGCCGGTTTGCCACAATCACAATTAGGCACAGGAAGATTAGGAGGAACAAGAGCATCTTTACTAGATGCGTCCGTATATAACTCCTAAGGACGACATCTTTTCTACTACAACGACTCTcgatacatgtctttcatctaagaaATCATTATATATTAACACCACTATATAGAAATAGCAGAAATGATTTTAACTAATAAATACTGTGGTACTCATAGCTTCCAAACCCTAAATATTTTATAAACCCATGATTCACAAACTATCTAACAAACCGCAGTAATCATATCAACCATATATCCTAGGAATCATAACTAATATCAATATGCGCATCAATTAAAACTAATTAATCAAAATCATACAACACAATATACGTAACAAAAGAATTAGTGATACACCATACATTTGTCTTCAAAATATAAGGATCAAATCAAAGTTTTTAACTCGAATACAAAGATTGGAGCACCTCTCGGCGATATGGATGAAGATGGAAACGAGGGAAACAAATGGCCGGGTGTAGCACTCGCCCAAGAAATCTCTGATTTATAGGATTTTCTAGCTTGGCGTCAAAAtttgtggcgccgagctaggtgccacgtGAGGGTCGCGTCAGGCCTCATCAGCCAGCGAGTTATATAACTCGGCACCATGGCCTACCACGCCGAGGGAAGGGTTCAAAACTGGAATTGAGTCGTTTAGGGGTCTAAATGTGATTTTGTTTCAGAAAAGgggccaaaataaaaaaaaaatcggACTCATCACTCATCAGTCTACGGTCTACGCTCCCCACCAGACGGCTTTGCTTAATTCAAATTTCTTCCCAACGGAAAACATCGCGGGCTCCCTACTCCGCTTTCCCCAATCCACGCCCTTCCGAAGAGCGGCGAATCCGCCCCAGAACCTCGCGATTTCCCTCAAACCAGTTCTCGGATCAGAGCGTCGTGGGTGTCGCCGGGGGCATGGCGCAGACGCCGAACCCCAGTAGGAGGTCGTGGGTCGGCCCGGCGCCGATGCCATTCCTCACGCCGCGGCCGGAGCGGCGGCACCTTGAGATGCGGTGGGCGGACGGAGTGTCCCAAAGCGCTGCTCGCCGTAGCGGCGTCGGCGCCGTTGCCAGGGATGGATGCGAGAGGGATCAGGAGGTGAACGTTCAGGTCATGCTGCGGTGCAGGTGAGTTACTCGAGACTGTGGAGGAAGGGTTTTCCTGCTACCGCTAATTGGATGCCGAAAAGGAAGAAATCCAACGAGTCGCTTGCTTTTCTTCAGCTCGAGTTTCTAGTTTATGTAAATGTTCAAAGGACCTGGATTCTAAGTAGGATCGTTTTTGTCCTTGTATTATCAGATTGTAGCATCGGGATGCTATCGAATTTTATAAAATATAATTCTTATATTATGTTTGTAGCATGTAATATGTTATAAAGTTTGAGACCTATAATCTTGATTTTGACTGTTTTAGAATAATACCCCCCCTCCGTTCTGATAAGACGTtttgttttttaaaaaaaatatgatTTTTGTTATGCACTTACATATGTGCATGGTGAAAGCAATAAATCTAAAAAATAAAAATCAAAACGTTTTATGAGTTAGGATGGGAGGGAGTATTTCGTTACAACCGAATGGTTTAAAAATCATTTATATCAATTATTACGTGGTATCATGAGATCTATGGGATTACAAATTTAACGTAGGATCATATGGAGTCTTCACGTAGTATCGAAGTACTATTGAATTTAGGATACACTTTAGGATTGATATCGTTTGGTTTGGTAGGATTATATTATGGTAAAATTCTAGGATATGGATCTTGACAACCTTGAAGACCAACTGGTGCTTCATTGCGGCTGTGAGAAAACCTGCTACCGTTGCATAACTGCGCCTGACTGCGGCTACCGGTACTAACGTGTCCGTCTATCTTTTAGGCCACTCAGTGAGGAGGAGCAGAGAGTGAATGCGCAGAGCGCTATCTCTTGTAATGAATCAAAGAGGGAGGTCACAGTTCTGCACAGCCTCTTCAAGCAAGCAGACAAGACATTTACCTTCGACAAGGTAAAGCCTCTTTGACCTGTGTATGTGTGTTTATCTTTCTTTATATGATTATAGAGGTTTAGCAACTGAATCTATTTGTATGATTCATGTTGCTTACCACCATTGTTCTTAGATATGTGGTTGTTGTTTTGTCCTAGGTATTTGGACCACAATCTCAGCAAAGGTCGATATATAACCATGCCGTTGCACCATTAGTGACTGAAGTCCTTGAAGGCTATAACTGCACTGTCTTCGTGTTTGGGCAGACTGGAACCGGAAAGACATATACCATGGAGGGAGAGATGAGACAGAAGGTACCCATAATATCTGGACATCATCTATGATGAAGACAGGAAGTTCTTTGTAACTGTTGAATAATTTGTCTTACCTAATATGTCAGGTTAGTGAACTACCGGATACTGCCGGTGTCATTCCTAGAGCAGTGTGCCATATCTTTGAAATACTTACAGCACGGAAGGCTGATTATAGCATGAAGGTAACCTTCTTAGAGCTGTATAATGAAGATATAACAGACCTATTGTCTTTAGAGGACCAAAGCAGATTCCCTGAAGGTAGACAAAAAAGGCCTATAACTCTTATGGAAGATGGCAAAGGCGGTGCGGTAATAAGAGGTCTTGAAGAGATTGTTGTCTATAGTCCTAGCGACATATACAGCCTTTTGGAACATGGGTCAGCTAGGAGACGCACTGCTGACACTGCACTAAATAAGCAAAGCAGGTTCTTGATCATTCTGTTTTTACCTTCTTTTGGTACAGAGGTCGTCATCTGTCAGGGGCTAAGCACTCTTCATTATGTTCATGCAGCCGATCACATGCTGTTTTTTCTATAAACATCCAAGTCAAAGAAACAACAGTAGGAAATGAGGAACTCATTAAGTATGGGAGGTTAAACCTTGTAGACTTGGCAGGATCAGAAAATATTGCTCGATCAGGGGCAAGAGAGGTACTTCTTTTCTATTGCCATTTGCAACCCATTAGCAGGAACATTACCTGTTAGCTTGTTTACCATATCTTGTCCAGTTGGGTAGTTTGGTTTAATTGATGTATCCATCTTGTCTGCTTTTATTGAATCATTTGGTTATGGTACGTCATGTGTAGAAAATGATAGAAGTATAGAAATATATTTCTTATAGTTGCATATTATCATACAGATAGGTGTATGGAATCTTGGTTCTTAAAGCGGTAAGAGATAAGGTGTTGAACCCTAAGGCGAGCAAGGCGACGCTTTATCAACATGAGAACCAACAAAACAACAGCATggaggaggaagaaaaagggaaaaaggtgaaggAAGGGGTAGGAGGCCCAGCCCACCAACTAGCTCATATACTGTCCCTATTTCCCTCTCTCTCACCCCTATTGAGCTGCTGCTTTCTTTCTCTCCTCCCCCTTTTCAGCCGTGGTTTCTTTCTCTCCCCCTCCACACCCCCCCtattggaaacc
It contains:
- the LOC100282877 gene encoding E3 ubiquitin-protein ligase CSU1 (The RefSeq protein has 2 substitutions compared to this genomic sequence), producing MPQRHSKNNNDLAFFTYEEKRKLGYGTQRERLGKDSIKPFDACCLCLKPLIDPLCCPKGHTFCKECILECLLAQKKDIKRKLAAHEAQKKQEKEEEEEKLILQKAKELDAFDQQNHGAVPQYHDRSGSQGKNGFHGANSVKVTSFEEEALRNMKAFWLPSATPEATVKVDAPSTDTVCPEGQEKLKLKSLFPISFMEETADQKRKKAMEKSYMCPSCKSTLTNTMSLVAVSACGHVFCKKCSDKFLVKDKVCLECSKSFKERNLVPLEKGGTGFAAHDERLEARDFKHLGSGSGLGLVKPAPKAY